CGAAATGAACATACATGTGTACCAAATAATATTCACATACACCTAAACCTAGGCTATTCCGGTTTACTTATCATCAAGAACTTTAAAAAAAAAAACTTGAAATGAAAACTTATCTCCAGTGTTTTTGTGGACGGTAAAATAGGAGCAAAGCAAACAAACCTTCTCTTGGAATCAGAGGCTTTTGGTGGGTGGCTCTCACAGCTTTTTTTGGTGTTACTGTGAATCAGAACGCTTATTTTAAAGGCATTGACTTATCTTCTTCATCCATGGCTTGTGCCATGACCAATCTTATTCCTGCTGTCACCTTCATCATCTCCATCATTGTTGGGTTGGTATTTATAATTTTTTTTTGTTACCAATATATTAGTGATTCTGTATTGATGGTTACATGGCTTTGATATTGGTTTCAGATTCGAGAGGATAAAGAGGAGAAGTTTGAAAAGTGTAGCAAAGGTAATAGGAACAGGTGTCTGTGTAGGAGGAGCCATGGCAATGACTTTTCTAAGAGGACCTAAGCTGCTCAACGCCATGTTGAACCAAGACAACAACAACACTTGGTTACTGGGTTGCTTATGTCTTCTCGTTAGCACATTTGCTTGGTCTTCCTGGTTGATCCTTCAAGTTCCAATTGCTAATCATTGTCATGATCATTTGTACACGTCCTCCTGGACTTGTTTCATGGCTACCATAGCCTCTTTCTTCATGGCTCTCGCCTTAGGAAACACTGACTTAACGTCCTGGAAGCTTGATTCCTCGTTGAAGCTCTCTTGCTGCGTATACTCTGGACTCCAATTGGCGGTGTCTTTCTTTCTACAAGCTTGGTGCGTGTCGCGGAAAGGACCTCTCTTCTCTGCACTCTTCAACCCTCTTTCTACTGTCATTGTCACTTTCTTCGGCGCCCTGTATCTAAAAGAGCAGACTTACCTTGGCAGGTACGCCTTGGTGGTTTCTTTTCTTTTCTTATTGTCTTGTAATTTTCACAACTTCATCTGCTTTGTTCGTTTATTATTCAGCTTGCTGGGGGCTTTGGCTATCATCCTTGGTCTCTACATTGTTCTATGGGGCAAAACCGAAGACTATCTACAAGAAGAAGCAACTGACCTGAAACTGCAAAATGAGCACACCACTACCTCCCAATCTGACTTTGTTCCCATTATGATTGGCGATAGGGCTTTTAGTAGTTCAGAGCTCCTAGAACCTCTTCTCATGTAAATTCTATTTAAAGTCGGTTCTAGATGGTGTAATGATAAGTTTTTTGGACAAAGTAAAGTAAAATGAAATGGAACTTGTTTCACAAATCTTTACTCGTCCCAACATATTCAGAGGCTGATACACAGACAAAAAAAGACTCGAAATAGAAGCACAAAGCAAGTGTTTTTTGTAATAACTCATTTAGTCATTATGTTGCATATTTTAAAAGAGAAAAATACATTGAATTGCAACCTCTCACACACAAGACAAGCGATCAAACAAGTTTGTCTTAAAGGCTGCATTTTTACCGACTCAAGAGTAGTAAGATAATCTTTTTGGTCTTGTGATCTAATAATAGCTGCGTTTCCTGTTGTTCCTGAAGGCGCAACAACCAACGGAGTAGACGATGATGAGGAATATGAGGAAGACAATGTTCACCTTAGCCACTTTTTTCCACGAGTTCTT
This sequence is a window from Brassica oleracea var. oleracea cultivar TO1000 chromosome C1, BOL, whole genome shotgun sequence. Protein-coding genes within it:
- the LOC106308516 gene encoding WAT1-related protein At4g28040, whose amino-acid sequence is MEMEKYKPVMALVLLQFTSAGVALFTKAAFMEGLNPTVFVVYRQAIATLFICPISFFSAWSKANKPSLGIRGFWWVALTAFFGVTVNQNAYFKGIDLSSSSMACAMTNLIPAVTFIISIIVGFERIKRRSLKSVAKVIGTGVCVGGAMAMTFLRGPKLLNAMLNQDNNNTWLLGCLCLLVSTFAWSSWLILQVPIANHCHDHLYTSSWTCFMATIASFFMALALGNTDLTSWKLDSSLKLSCCVYSGLQLAVSFFLQAWCVSRKGPLFSALFNPLSTVIVTFFGALYLKEQTYLGSLLGALAIILGLYIVLWGKTEDYLQEEATDLKLQNEHTTTSQSDFVPIMIGDRAFSSSELLEPLLM